Below is a window of Arabidopsis thaliana chromosome 2, partial sequence DNA.
TTGGGAACGAATGCTTAGCTAGCAGAAACAGAGTTTGTGTTAAAGAATGTCTAGGTAAAGTTCCATATATATCAAGTTTCCACGATGACAACTTTATTGACATATTATGCAATCTTACTTGGGTCTTGAAGTAATCAGTGTAAGCTCACGGTGTTAAAAAACTGCAGCTCTCAATACCTCTCCGATCTTAGGGATGCTTCAATAGAAAGCAAAACTTACAGTCTTTTTCAATCCCTTAATTGTTTGAGAGTTATGATTAGGCTTTTTAATCTGTTGAAAGAGTGGCaatattacatattttgtATCTCTATGTGACTGAGAAAACTAGTTCAGCTAAGACCTTATTGAACAACTTTTCAGATGAGAATGGCAGCAGTTATGTGTGTTTGAGTAACCCTCAAAGGCaatgtaacaaaaatcaagattatAGGTTTGGACAAAATACATCTagacaagaacaacaagagGAGTTGTGAGTGTATATATCAGACACaagcagagagaaagatttgttctttttaagACCTAAGCAAGGAAACCAAGCCTCTCTCCATTCTTCTTAGCAAGCCTGATAAGCCCTTGTCTCTGTTTTGCATCTGCTCCAATCGATTTGCAAAACTCAGTGATCAcctgaaagaacaaaagaacCCAGTTCCACAAAACTTTGCTTCTTTGACTAGTTCTTAAGAGAATGATTATAAGACAAGCAAACCTGAGAGTGTAAGGCAATGGCTTTTCCTCTGAGCTGATTAAACCTCTTCTTGCCTACTAGGTTGCGTGTGACAACAACTAGAGGTGCAAATAAGCCTTTGCCTTCATTGACATTCTTCATCATTGGAACTGCTCTGATTGCTTTCCTTGAGACTCTGGCTTGTTGCGGTGGCGCAACTGTCTTGGAGAGCATGGTTTGGTAATCTTCTCCGGAGATGGAACTTCCCCATCCTCCATAGAAGGAAGTTCCTATCAAAGTTTGATTACATCCTATTGCAGAAATCGAAGCAGCAGCCATAATCAATCAGcttctccctctctctctcggtCTTTCTGATCGATGTTAATGgtagagaggaagagaaattgtgtgtgtgtggttgGATTTTGAGTTTAACATTTTGGTGTGGACAAGGTTTgggtgttgtttttgtttggatggAGAAACCAGAGCCACAAATATGATTCTggctttttcgtttttttgaCTTAACTTATTACGTTTCTCATGTTGCGGGTTTATGATCCTCTGTATCACGTTTTATTATATCAACATTTCTCCACCGTCGGATTAAATATTCTCCTatctcattttttattttttattttcagttgtTTTTGGCCTGGGCATTCGGTTTATTCGGGTAatcggttcggtttggtttaatcGGTTTTTTCggttctttaaaattttgtcaaaTTAAACCGAATAAAGATTTGGTTCGGGTCGGTTTGGTTATAGGATTCAAAATCAACTCTGAACTaaaccgattttttttttagttcgGTTAGTTTATACCGAATAAGTCCAAAATCAAGATAATgggtcaaaacaaaaattatagaaTGGGcgaagataaacaaaattttataattacaaACCAATAATTGGGccaaaacgaaaaacaaacttaaacccaaaataactaaaaatccaaacctATTAAAAATTAGGGTTGATGGTATCTTGGTGCCGCTACCCTCTTCATAATCAGCAGATCTACGTCTGTGACGGTGACGGTGATAGCGAGGGATGACGATATCTCCGTAACGAAATATGCCCCGACGTGCTACCATAGTGAAAACCACATGCAGATAGAGAGAATTGACTAAATAGCCATGGATGAGGATCAAAAGGAAACGGAGAAGAAGCTAAAAAGATTAGATCTaatgtttttatctttatatttatagtatCTATTAACCGAGAAAACTGATCGGTTATGTCTGCCGAACCGAGAACCGAACTTCAATTATAATTTCGCCGATCGGTTTAGCCTTCCCTTCATAGTCGGTTatcagaaccaaaaaaacgGTTTGTTCAGTTCGGTCATTGGGTTAATCCGAAATCCCAGGCCTAGTTTTTGCTGGATTGTACAGTAATAATCTGTAACAGATGATAATCTATTCTAGAGTGTGCACAAATTTACCTAAATCAAGTTGCTTTTgaaatctaaatatttatagCTAAAGTTATCTCTGTTTTGTGTTCCTTAGAAGCAGAGATTGCAAGAGCTTAGAGATTTGACGGTCGAGCTAACTTTGAGAAGATAGAAATCGTAACGGTTCAACGACTAGTGAAATAGGCCGGGCCAATATTCAAGGAGGACACCAAGTGACCTCAACTATATATAGCGACTAAGTTTGAAATTAAGTGTAGCATAAAGCCAAATTAACACCATGAACGGAAGACCTTATCATGTTAATAACATAGCATGCAAGTTTCAAAAGCTTCGTCCAATGTCATGAAAACTAGAGACAAGCAGAGAAATAGACAGACTGTACATTGATAATCTGATGCATCCACATATTCCAAGCGCATTAGAAGAAGATCCCGAACGTGTTCTCACCACTGTAACTCATGTATAGAAACCCGTCTTCGTCTTTGTGCTCTTCATAAATTGCAGACATTATTGCCGCTGCAATAAAAGGATAACACTACTACTATTAGCTCAACTGAGAAAAAGATATGATTCCTTGAACTGGAAAAGTATATGATTAAGGAACGTGTTTGAAACTAACCAGTTGGTGGTAGAATGTTCTTGACAAAAATGAAGATGGCTTTCTCGGGACTGAGCTTGATCCGCTTCCGtacaacataaacaaactgGCCAACAGTCAAATCAGCTGGGACCAAGTACCTAAAGTTTTGAATAGTAAGTCAGCCAATTCATTATCCCTAAGCAACAAACCATGAAAACCAGAAATTCCTCCAGAtctttcaataaaaaaaaattatttctatCCAATTAACCAATTCATTACTAAATGTGAGGGAGTGTAGGGTTCTCAGAAAAGGGCTTGAAGCCACTTTCagtgagaagaaagagattatatCCAACTCCTCAAGAGAAGTAAGGACTTACTTTTTCCTATCAATATCCGGGACATCACTCTTCTCGGCTCTTTCGACAATGACCTGCAACAATTTCAGAGAGAATAAGGCAAAAGCTATGCAATTTTCTTAAATGAAAATAGCCAAAATTCATACTGGTATTCTGTCTGGATACTTCTCCCTGATACGTGCTGCTTCAGCTTGTCTCTTTTCTGTAACATTcaagagcaaaaaaaacacagatccATCAATTTTCAACACATCAACATCCTCTAACCCACGTAAAACAACACAGACTCAGCGATAATATCTTAGGATTCCACTTGAACAGAGACTATAATGTACTTTGCTTCCTCAGCAAAAgtagaacaaaatcaaaacatgttTCAATCAAAGATTATGTACACTACTACTCCAGGCTCCAGGGACTAAAATAGTGATTCTAAGCCTCGTGAACAACACATACTCAGTGATAATATCTTAGGATTCCACTTGAACAGAGACTATAATGTATTTTGCTTCCTCAGCAAAAGCAGCACCAAATCAGAACATGTTTCAATCAAAGATTATGTACAGGGACTGAAATAGCGATTCTACGCCCCGTGAACAACAGAGACTCGACCACGGAACACAAGAGAGACAAGTGAAACTTAGTAACTTCAACATCAATATTCATCTCCACTTGAATAAAGATCATAATGTATTTGCATcaataaacacaaaacttgTTTCAATCAAAGATTATGCATACTACTTCACGAAACAATACAGAATCGGCGATAAAATCATTCAACATATAATTTTGCGGATTCTTATAACTGTTAACgcaatcaaaattgaaatcgtTGGAAATCAGAATCAAGGATCAATTCATGCAAACTCAGAAGCAATTGAAATAGACGTAACCagattttgagaatttttaaaCCTAGTCGCTAAAAAAATCCCTACgatgagagagagatacaCAAAGATCAACAAGATTGATCGATTAGGTTTAAATCGAAAACGAACCAAGAGGATGTTCATGCTTGAAGGAGCTAATCGCCATGATTTTTCGCTGcgagagagaaacagagaagagagaagcaagGGTTTGTGTTCAACGTCGAAATTGGGTAACTCCAAAGAATGGAGATAGTTATTTGGAATGTTTATAAAAAGGGTACGCTTGGCAACAgatctttatatatttaattacttAAAACTTAAGAGTTAAGAGTTAAGAAGTATTGAAATATTGGATGTATTAGGCCTGAATGGATATTTTCGATTCAGTTTTtgagtttagattttagtctatagattttagatttttgttattatatttttgttttaaaaacccctaaaaaattggtttttggtttttgaaaaaataacgTTGATTGagtaaaaactagattttctaaactttagaaaaactaaaaaacttaaatatgaATGGAAAACTacaataaaatagttttactAAATTGtagggaaaccaaaattttaaaatcttgattggtattaaaataagtttttaaaaaacaaaaatcaaaaactcttacaaaatctaaaaaacattcaaggtcttagtttttttttttgggttttgtgtAAAAAAATCTATCTATTTAACactctctgttttttgaaaaaaataagtttttaaaagattaatttttagattttttatgaaatatttattagttattattaattaattataaactttgataaaaataattgaatattattgatttaaagttataaaaaattgtaaaatacaaaaaataatacatttaacaattttaatatgtttaacttaatatgtgtgtttttcctaaccaatcaaataaaaaagaacagaTGAAGTCattttttataagataaaCTATTATGTCAAATAAATGTAGGTTTGATATAGACGATAACtctattaaaaacataaagattTAGTGTAAAAAATTTCtatgtaaactttttttgtaaaaaaaaatcttcatatcAAATAAATGAATGTCAACACTACAATCTTAAAAATCACTCATAATATTATCTTTTTGTGTAGTGATGACATGACAACCAATAACTACATTAGAAAACATACAATAAAACAAgagtatttataataaatgacTATAGATTTGAAAAGAATGTACAAACTAACCTTGAATCACAGTATCTTGTCGGAAACATGTTGGAAAACACGTGTAATTACGTAAATGTCCTttgtaacatgttatttttccGAAATACATGCGATAACATAATATCCTCTTTTTatcttgttattttctcttattacatagtatttattaaaaagCACCTggtattttttggaaaaaacattctattcagtttaatatctctttttatcatgatattttgtagtaatacacgttttttattaagatcacacgtgatttctttaaaaatatattcctattttttagtaatacatggtttttattaaaatcacatataattttttttttttaagattctGTTCACGTAAAAGAATTtcataagaatattttttcttaaaaattcataACGTTTTTTGAAATAGCatgtttttaaactaaatataacatgtgaaattttaatgttacatgctattttgaaaaattacaCGGATGtatttcgtttactgttcaTCTTACAACAAATGAAGGGTAGATTTGTTATTTCCTTTCTTCCGACAACGTGGGATCCATGgttattttgtaacaaaaaactttctctctgctagtttcttaatttgtatgttttatttggttatctaCTAATATTACCcataaaacaatatacaccaaaattattgaatttttatttatctgaaAATTTGGagattcatatttatttttcattggGATCTTCAAAACTGTAAATGAATCACTTAAAATCAAACCAAGATTTTTGATCATGTGGAACACAATTCAACAAACACATACATCGAAATGGATGAAGATcgaaatggaaaagaaaaatgaatctCCAAACTTCAtatgaataaagaagaagatataataTGAAAGAACTCTAATTATTTCCCTCAATTCTATTTCTAATAACGAAACTCACACAATCATGTGGTTttcaacaaaagcaaaacaaaggtCTATTTTGATATCCATTATGCTTTTAACGGAATTATCGATTGTCATGTCATCGCTATACAAAATGACTATATCGCGGGTGACTTTGAGATTGTaatattgtatttatttgacatTGAGGTTtgtcttgcaaaaataaaaaaatatatggagGGTTTGTTTAACAAAACTCTTATGTCTTCCAACGGAGTTATCGACTGTTACGTCATCGATATACGGAAGGACTATATTGTAGGTGACTTTTGAGACTGTGATATTGACCTGTATTTTTTTGAGATGGATGTTTGTctagcaaaaaaaatcatttggaGAGTCCTTTTGcataaaaccttttttttttctttctcataaatGTTGCActttatttaaaacttttgttgcAAAAGTGGAATCTTTCACTTACATGACTCGACAAACACATCAAATTTTACAATATTAGATTATCTAAACAAGCATCCATGTTGCATAACCAAAGAACCAACAAGTTTAACTTATAAGAAGAAGCCCAACTTAAAGAAAGTCCAATCTAGGAAACTAAACCCTTTGTAGAAGTAAGATTTAAAGATTCCAACGCAAAGCCACATGTGAGACTATGAAGCAAGGTTAAGACGCATGGACATGTGAAGCATATATCGTTGTTGGTCATTGTCGATTTGGTAAGAATCCTTAGGAAACTCCAAAATCATCAGAAATCGCCAGATCTTCAAGCAAAGAAGTCTTAACGGTTTTTAATTAGAGAATCTCACCAATCTTCATTATCAAATCTGCAAAGAAAAGAACTTCTCAAAGTAATTTCCTCCCGAACTCTAAGGAAATCCGCGTGGAGATTAAACCGATGGAGCTTTCAGCAACAACTTAGGCGCATAACTGTCTTGAAAATTAAAACGAAGAAAACTGGTAGATACAACAATGCAATCAACAAACAACCTTGCCAAAAAACCATAGGGGCCGAAAACAAGAAATCCCGACGGTAAAACAGAACAAGTCAGTAGAAGTAGATCTGAGAAAACTCTCCTGATCTAACAATCTCACATATTGGAACTCTTCATAATCGAGACAATTAAACAAACGCATAAACAAAACTGGAACTACCTGATACACTGGACGGCGAGTTAAAAAAGCAAAGCTAGCCAACGCCGCCTATAGGAGGCGGTGATGCCAGAAAGAGGGCCCGCATCACAACTGTAGAAGGCGGAGATactggacaaaaaaaaaccaattcaATTGGGATAGCAAAAGCCAGGAAAACTTGTCCGCAAAAGAAACACTTCTTTCATTTAGATGTATTAGTTTAAAAcacacattttaaaaaaaaatatgagttcTAGAAAATTTATCATCATATATAATGCAACGGTGgcaatattattttatgaGAGTGACACAATGGGgaatatatactttataaaagTGGTTTGGCTTGATTCgatttaatttggtttgacttgattctatttatttttttatcagttatttatgaaaagagaaaaacaaaccataaattgaagcaagaaaaatagaattttaGTTGGGATACATCGAAATATTTTTCTCACTAAATTTGAAGAATATAATCATTCAAGAGGTAGGCTAAAAAACAGTATGAAATATATACATgggttttcgattttttttgtttcttagagaaattaaattataatatctaATTGTTTGAAGAGATTTAAAcacaatatttaaattaaacaaaaacaatatgtatttaaatattGATTAGAAATTTTCATGTTGGAGGTTCGATAATTGGATATTATATTAGTTCAATCATTAAAGTTTTGGAaacatttttacatatttaagtAAAAAAGAGTGAACaaattaattgttaatataaaaaataaaattaatatttcttaaGAATAAAGAGCGTTAGGTGAAGTTAATGGTGCATTGCAAATTAAGACCAACCatggtattaaaaaaaataaaaaaattaagaccAACCAATCACGACCACAACATAAGCCTTTAGTGTAagttaattttatatgaaCCCTAAGATCTTTAAACATCTAGGTTAATCACATAATAGAATCATTAGGAGGTTTATCGGATTACCTCTCTTTATTGTCGTGGAGATGTCTTCATGAATAGGTTTCCTGAAGTCTTGATCTTTAGTTTAGGATTAAGTTTCTCTCACCTTGCCTATAAACTTAGCTTTAACGTGTTGCGTTTTATGATATCTTTATGATGGTCTAAAGCTATATATTTATAGGTGGAGAGAGGACCTATTCCTCATTAGGGTTTCCTTAAGATTAGATCTCATCCGTCCATCAAGGTAGAGATTGATTAGGAAAAACTCCtttattactaatttaattggttaccaaatatgttaaataataacattattCCAATAGAAAACAGATAATTACAAGACCATATAATAGGGgagaaatattaaataatatttcttacATTTAGCCCTACTAACTCCTCTATAGCTCAATCCAGATGCAAAGAAGAAGCGAGTATACAAAGTAATGGAATCTTTAAACATATGCAATAACTAGCAGTATGGCCCGTGCTATGCACGGACATAgtatttattctatttttattaaataaaataaaatttagcaTTAATCAGTTTTTATGGTAAAGTTTAATtggttgataaaataaaatatttcaataatgAGGAGATTTTTTGAAACAGTAACTGAAATATTAATGTAAGACCATAAGAGAGTGTATATTtctaaaaagttttttaaggaaaaaataaaataaattaaactacTAATTTCCTAATCTGATCTAATTAATTGGTTGGGATAAGAATAATATACGTGTAAATAAATTGTAAGTGAATTCATTCTCATCGACCCccatctctttctcctctttcttctcttcaattaCCCAGGAAAATTGAGCTGTTTACTGCATATCAAAGCTTCAATACCTCCTGCTCAGTTCTCGCTTGGCAACAGAACTATAAATCTCGGCTTCTGAAAGGCAATTTGACTCATTCGAAAGCTGCCCCTGAAGCAGCCACCGATCCATTGAATCATGGAGGTGGATTCATACCGGAAACGCAACAAAGAGGTAATTCATTGAGTCTTAACGATGTTGCAATTATGATTTGGGTTTATCTCTGAATAGTGGTAAATCTCTGAATAGACACTCCTGCATCTATAAATGTGGAGAAAGCTGAAACTGCAACTAAGAAGAGAACCAAAATTCCTACCATATACTATGCTTCGTAAGCTTTAACATGAGCATTTTTGGAAATGTTGTGAATATAAATTAATGGGTTTCTTCttattgattgattgtttgtttttgttcattatAAGACGAACTCATTCTCAGATTACTCAAGTGATTCGTGAGTATAGGAAAACTGGTTACAGAGTCCCCATGGCTGTATTGGTATGTTTAATTGACTTTGCTCTCTTGTGTGGATTTGCATATATTATGGTTAATCAAGATCAAATATACACGTCTTCCACGAGTGTTCAAATAGTATCTGGTTAACTTAATGCTTGAGACTTTAGAGATAATTTACTTATAGTCTCttttatattctctttttgtaGGTAGGAGGATTAGGTGTTCATGAGGACAAAAGTCAACAACCATATCTTCCAATTAATTCATGATGAGCATTACGGTTGATCCTACCAAAGTGACATGATTCTTTATAtgattgttttagtttttctttctaagaTTAACAGAGTTGCATGATGATGACAGGTACATAAAGAGTCATTAGAAACATATGAAAGAAGATACCAGCATACATGAACATCATCTGAAACAGAAAGTAAGTGATAGAGGAATTCTATTTTCCTTAATTACTCTTTACAAACTTAAAAATAGCACATAAGCCATCTCAACATCAATATAACGATGATGGTGgataaagaaaatacaaagattCAGCATGATTTGTTGGTATCATCCGCTGCGTCCGCTGCAaagttaataaaaagaaatgttcaaaaaagagagcaaataCTATAATTAACTGTCAATGCGAAATAAGATTTAGGAAGCGTTAACTGGTTTTATCTattaaatgcaaaaaaaaatcataactgGACCCTAACTATTgagatcaaattttttatgCGTGCAGAATAAAAGACAGGTTAAGTGAATATATCAAATCAGCTGATGCACCATACTATTAAACGACACATATAATAACGGCAAAGGTATGTTGCTCATACCTTCATCTCTATATCCCAACagttgaaaataaacaaagcataacattaaaatgatttatatagtagtaatatatatacaaattgttATTTGTGTTGAAAGCCTTCACTTGTCATAtctaataattatattatactaATTTGTCATATTGATGTATAGTATAAAACAAttcaataaatattaatataacaaaagaaaatgtattaaCTAACCGTGTCAATATTTGTGTacctttatattttaattgtcatgGTTATAGAACTGCTAACTTCCATAATCTGTAGTTAGAAATAGAGTAAAGGGGGTTAGCCTTATTAAGATTTGAGATAGTGATTGAATAACAGTGATGAGTTCACAATCTGTGAGACATACCTGGCAGATTTTGGAATACTtctttgaaaacaacatttgtAGTTGTTTTACCACGATTACCCTCTTCATCGATAATAAGAATCTTCAAACCTCGTCGACTCTTAACTCTCGATACCGCAACATATAGTTGCCCATGGGAAAAAACTGGTCTGGGTAAATAAATGCCAACATGAGATAAACTTTGACCCTGGCTCTTGTTAATGGTCATTCCAAAGCAAGGAACAACTGGGAACTGTCTTCGCTGAAAACGAAATGGTATTCTAAAATCTGCAGGTGTAAGAACCAGCCTCGGAAGATAGACTTTGTTACCAGCGTTACTTCCAGTCAACACTTTTGCTTCGATAACACGATCTCCCAACTGTGTTACTTGCAACCTTGTCCCATTGCAAAGGCCATATTTCTGGTCAAGGTTTCTGATAAGCATAACGGGAACG
It encodes the following:
- a CDS encoding uncharacterized protein (unknown protein; FUNCTIONS IN: molecular_function unknown; INVOLVED IN: biological_process unknown; LOCATED IN: cellular_component unknown; Has 30201 Blast hits to 17322 proteins in 780 species: Archae - 12; Bacteria - 1396; Metazoa - 17338; Fungi - 3422; Plants - 5037; Viruses - 0; Other Eukaryotes - 2996 (source: NCBI BLink).), coding for MRLFNCLDYEEFQYVRLLDQESFLRSTSTDLFCFTVGISCFRPLWFFGKVVC
- the ATG8D gene encoding Ubiquitin-like superfamily protein (ATG8D; CONTAINS InterPro DOMAIN/s: Light chain 3 (LC3) (InterPro:IPR004241); BEST Arabidopsis thaliana protein match is: Ubiquitin-like superfamily protein (TAIR:AT1G62040.2); Has 1524 Blast hits to 1522 proteins in 273 species: Archae - 0; Bacteria - 0; Metazoa - 726; Fungi - 178; Plants - 302; Viruses - 3; Other Eukaryotes - 315 (source: NCBI BLink).) translates to MAISSFKHEHPLEKRQAEAARIREKYPDRIPVIVERAEKSDVPDIDRKKYLVPADLTVGQFVYVVRKRIKLSPEKAIFIFVKNILPPTAAIMSAIYEEHKDEDGFLYMSYSGENTFGIFF
- the ATG8D gene encoding Ubiquitin-like superfamily protein (ATG8D; FUNCTIONS IN: microtubule binding; INVOLVED IN: autophagy; EXPRESSED IN: 24 plant structures; EXPRESSED DURING: 15 growth stages; CONTAINS InterPro DOMAIN/s: Light chain 3 (LC3) (InterPro:IPR004241); BEST Arabidopsis thaliana protein match is: Ubiquitin-like superfamily protein (TAIR:AT1G62040.2); Has 1504 Blast hits to 1502 proteins in 268 species: Archae - 0; Bacteria - 0; Metazoa - 717; Fungi - 172; Plants - 303; Viruses - 3; Other Eukaryotes - 309 (source: NCBI BLink).), with protein sequence MAISSFKHEHPLVEMNIDVEVTKFHLSLLCSVVESLLFTGRRIAISVPWNPKILSLKKRQAEAARIREKYPDRIPVIVERAEKSDVPDIDRKKYLVPADLTVGQFVYVVRKRIKLSPEKAIFIFVKNILPPTAAIMSAIYEEHKDEDGFLYMSYSGENTFGIFF
- the PGR5 gene encoding proton gradient regulation 5 (proton gradient regulation 5 (PGR5); FUNCTIONS IN: electron carrier activity; INVOLVED IN: response to water deprivation, response to high light intensity, photosynthetic electron transport in photosystem I; LOCATED IN: chloroplast thylakoid membrane, chloroplast, chloroplast thylakoid; EXPRESSED IN: 30 plant structures; EXPRESSED DURING: 15 growth stages; Has 90 Blast hits to 90 proteins in 40 species: Archae - 0; Bacteria - 18; Metazoa - 0; Fungi - 0; Plants - 57; Viruses - 0; Other Eukaryotes - 15 (source: NCBI BLink).), whose protein sequence is MAAASISAIGCNQTLIGTSFYGGWGSSISGEDYQTMLSKTVAPPQQARVSRKAIRAVPMMKNVNEGKGLFAPLVVVTRNLVGKKRFNQLRGKAIALHSQVITEFCKSIGADAKQRQGLIRLAKKNGERLGFLA
- a CDS encoding DNA repair DEAD helicase RAD3/XP-D subfamily protein, with translation MRRFFETVTEILMKIELFTAYQSFNTSCSVLAWQQNYKSRLLKGNLTHSKAAPEAATDPLNHGGGFIPETQQRDTPASINVEKAETATKKRTKIPTIYYASRTHSQITQVIREYRKTGYRVPMAVLVGGLGVHEDKSQQPYLPINS